The segment CATCGACCCACGAGAACCACAGTAACGATCGCCAACCGGGTGCCGCATTGGTGTGCGGCACCCGCGCCGTTGGAGGGTACGGACATGAACCAGGAGACGACAACACAGGGATTGAGAATACGATTCCTGCATGGTTGGTTCGTCTCATTCGTGCTCCACGGACTTTTGTTTTTCACCTTGCTCCCGTTATTCCGGCAGTCCGTGATCACTGCCCACAATAAACTGTTTCACTGGGACGTTACGCTCGTGCGATCGACACCAACATCTTCCGAGTCGATTCAAACCGCCGATGTCCCTCAATCGACCGTACCGAAGCAATCAGTTCGCACATCCACTGTTTCTCACGTCAACCGCACGATTCGTCATGCAGCCCCATCGGCTGAACGCATCACCTCACGCACTCCAACGGCCGAAGCGCCGGTCACATTACCGAGCGAGGTAGCCACAACCTCGATATCAGATGAATTGCCCTCTACTCTGGACCAGACAACTGAACCTCCACGACAACAGACTGAACCACCGATTGGCTCGACGACACCAGCACCACCACAACCGGAAACAGCCGCTGCCGCCGCTCCACCCAAGGAAAATGCTCCACCTACTGACGCCACCCAGCCATCGCCGGCACAGATGACAGCATCAGAACTTGCCGCTGTGTCCGCGATACGGCCCGACTACGGCTGGCTCCAGCAGGCGATCTTCCGGAGGCTGGAGGAACTCAAGCGATCTTCTCGCCCATCACTCGATGACTCACGCCCCCTCAGAGTCACGGTCAAGGCCGTGGTCTCAAGGGAAGGAATCTTACTGGACTCCGTGGTGGTGAAGAGTTCAGGCCTGGATCATATCGATCAGGAAGCGATGGCACTCGTGCAGCAAGCCTTCCCGATGCTGCTGGACCGCCCATTGGACCTGCAGCAGGTCGCCATGCGCATTCCCATCACCTATTCACGCGAGTAGTCCAATGACTCGATCTCTCATGATGGTTACCGTCCTTGGTTGGTTCACACTGAGCCAGGTCAGCATCGCGTCGTCCGAGCCTTACCGCCCGACGGATGATACACAGATTCTCGAACGGCTCAGCTTCAAAGCATCCGATCCCGTTGCGCGCGAATTCGAAGTCTTGCGCAACGACCTGCGACGAAATCCTCGCCATCTTGAATCCGCTGTAAAACTCGCTACTCGCTATATCGAACAAGGTCGATCGGAAGGCGATCCTCGTTTCCTTGGACAGGCACAGGCAATCCTTACTCCTTGGTGGCACGAGCCGACACCTCCGCCTGCCACGCTCCTCTTGCGCGCAACGATCAGGCAGAATGCCCATGAATTCGACCAGGCTCTGGCCGATCTCGACCAGGTATTGGCTCTACAACCGACCAACGCCCAAGCATGGCTTATCAAGGCATCGATCCTACAGGTACAGGCACGTTACGACGATGCGCGACGAGCATGCCAGCGACTCACAAGGTTGGTTGCCTCTCGTGTGTTTCTCGGATGCCTGGGCGATATCGCTGGAATAACAGGTCAATCAACGAAAAGCTTGGAATTCCTCCGGCCAGTACTTTTAGATCCGGGCCTCATCGGTCGCGAGAAAATCTGGATTGCGACAATCCTAGCTGAAACAGCCGCCCGCACCGGGGCCATCCAAGAGGCTGAGAATTATTTCGCTGATGCCTTCAAGGTCGGCATTAAGGACCAATACTTGCTGAGCGCCTATGCGGATTTCTTGCTGGATCAAGGCCGTTATCAAGAC is part of the Candidatus Nitrospira nitrificans genome and harbors:
- a CDS encoding energy transducer TonB, yielding MTASELAAVSAIRPDYGWLQQAIFRRLEELKRSSRPSLDDSRPLRVTVKAVVSREGILLDSVVVKSSGLDHIDQEAMALVQQAFPMLLDRPLDLQQVAMRIPITYSRE
- a CDS encoding tetratricopeptide repeat protein, producing MMVTVLGWFTLSQVSIASSEPYRPTDDTQILERLSFKASDPVAREFEVLRNDLRRNPRHLESAVKLATRYIEQGRSEGDPRFLGQAQAILTPWWHEPTPPPATLLLRATIRQNAHEFDQALADLDQVLALQPTNAQAWLIKASILQVQARYDDARRACQRLTRLVASRVFLGCLGDIAGITGQSTKSLEFLRPVLLDPGLIGREKIWIATILAETAARTGAIQEAENYFADAFKVGIKDQYLLSAYADFLLDQGRYQDVVFLVQHQTRTDGLLLRLALAEQALGLPWFQNHASELAARFAAARERGTTAHVREEARFTLALLHDANRALPLAQANWNVQREPADARILLESALAVGNHSAAQPVLDWMKSNRVEDFHLQQLAKQIQATTFSQPRKDSAFVRRPT